One genomic region from Thermomicrobiales bacterium encodes:
- a CDS encoding MFS transporter yields the protein MSEAEAASLSDRTRGRSALMVTSGIHLTNDACFALLYPLLPFISDDLGLSYAQVGLMKAVFSGASSVLQIPAGAVGSRYGEMFVLLLGNAWVGLGLILMALTGGFLTLLVAAGLGGIGGNAQHPLASSLVSRAVPPRQMATALGTLNFSGDVGKLIGPFVAGIVATQFGWRIALGSVGAFTVLFSLALLLRGRTNGQQRERRKTTGEAEIRSPFKRGFTNVVVAGALDTATRGAALTFLSFVLVNKGFSAAAVSALFAVIFAGGAAGKFLCGWMTDRWGALTVIVLTESVTAVALIAIYRGPVWSTIPLVAILGFMLNGTSSALNVSVAQFVPSTERARGYGVYFTAALVSSSVSPLAFGVLGDAAGLGVVFAGIALMTIAVIPAVLPVRNGLDPVI from the coding sequence GTGAGCGAGGCCGAGGCGGCATCACTGAGCGACCGCACGCGCGGTCGATCGGCGCTGATGGTCACATCTGGCATTCACCTCACCAACGACGCCTGCTTCGCCCTCCTCTATCCGTTGTTACCGTTCATCTCAGATGACCTGGGACTGTCGTACGCGCAGGTCGGCTTGATGAAGGCGGTCTTCTCTGGTGCGTCGAGTGTGCTGCAAATCCCGGCCGGCGCTGTGGGTTCGCGGTATGGAGAGATGTTCGTCCTCCTGCTCGGCAATGCCTGGGTTGGCCTGGGCTTGATCCTGATGGCGCTGACCGGCGGCTTCTTGACGTTGCTGGTTGCAGCCGGGCTGGGCGGGATCGGCGGCAATGCCCAGCACCCACTTGCGTCGTCGCTGGTCTCTCGCGCTGTCCCGCCACGGCAGATGGCGACTGCGCTCGGAACGCTGAACTTCAGTGGCGATGTCGGCAAGCTCATCGGCCCGTTCGTCGCCGGCATTGTCGCGACACAATTCGGTTGGCGGATTGCGTTGGGAAGTGTCGGCGCATTCACCGTGCTGTTCTCGCTGGCGTTGCTGTTGCGCGGACGCACCAATGGACAGCAGCGTGAACGCCGCAAGACGACGGGCGAGGCAGAGATACGGAGTCCGTTCAAGCGCGGCTTCACGAATGTCGTCGTCGCGGGCGCGCTGGATACGGCGACACGCGGCGCGGCGCTGACCTTCCTGTCCTTTGTGCTGGTCAACAAGGGCTTTAGTGCTGCTGCAGTCAGTGCGCTGTTCGCCGTGATCTTCGCAGGTGGTGCGGCGGGCAAGTTCCTCTGCGGCTGGATGACCGATCGCTGGGGCGCGTTGACGGTCATCGTCCTGACTGAGTCGGTCACGGCTGTGGCGCTGATCGCCATTTATCGTGGCCCGGTCTGGTCGACCATTCCGCTGGTTGCTATCCTGGGATTCATGCTGAACGGCACATCGTCGGCGCTCAACGTCAGCGTCGCGCAATTCGTTCCGTCGACTGAGCGTGCGCGCGGCTACGGCGTCTACTTCACTGCTGCGCTAGTCAGCTCGTCCGTCTCTCCATTGGCGTTCGGTGTGCTCGGCGATGCCGCCGGACTGGGTGTCGTCTTCGCGGGCATCGCGCTAATGACGATCGCGGTTATCCCCGCTGTCCTGCCGGTGCGCAACGGTCTCGATCCCGTGATCTAA